GTAATTCGTGGATCATCGTCTGCTGTTGAAGGGCCTCCTATCTTTTCTGCATCAACTACCATTGTCCTAAATTTATAAATCCTGAAGGGCTTGCCATACTTTCCTACTCTTACCCCGCGGTAAAACACAGGACCACCATCTTCCTTTTTAATTAAGTAGGCAATAATTAGCATTAATGGTGAAAGAACAATTAAACCTACCCCAGAAGCTATAATATCAAAAATACGTTTAGCAATGTCATCTAACCTCTTTTTGAAACTCATTTCTTACCTACTACATAAATTATCTTAAACTCCCTATTAATTTCTTTGGGATTTAAAATGATTGGTTCTTCATAAGGAGCCATTCCTTCATAAACTTCTTCTGGAAGGGGTTTAAGTTCTCCCATAAAAATGCGCTTTAAATAAGCTCTGGCGGCTAAGCTACCAGGGATCAAATCAAACTTCACAGCCATACGTTTTATTATAGAAATAATCTGACTTTTAAATCCTTTTTCTATAGGAAAAGCGCCATAAATGTTCTTAACCACAAAACCACCTTCTTGGAGCAGACAATAAAGTTCTGGTACAGAAAAATACTTATATGTATAAGGACTGGGATGAAAATCCTTCCAATCTTTATTTACTGTGCAGATAATTAAATGTCCTCCGTTTTTTAGTACTCTTTTTGCCTCGGAAATAAATTTAGCAGGAGATTTGAGATAATAAATTGCTTCGTAAAGCAGGATTACATCAAAGCTTTCAGACTCAAAAGGGAGATCATGGGCATCCAGCAGTTTAACAGAAACATTTTGTTTATATTTATGAATTCTTTGTGCTAGAGCTACATTTTTTTCATCAATATCTCCTCCCACCACCTTATTAGCCACTTGTGCCAGATATCCAAGTCCAATACCACTTCCACAAGCTACTTCCAGTACATCCTTTTCTTTAGCAAATTGCCTAGCGAAATGATAACGGTGGTATAGTCTTGTTATCTGTTCTTGTGTAGCTTTAAGTCCAGGAGTTTCGGTTATTTTAAAATAATCAATTTTATTCATATTATAATTTTTCTCAAATTTTTCCAAAATTGTTTTGATATAGATACTTTTAAAAAACCCCACAAAGAGCCTAAACCATATACTACGTGAAGCGATGTAAAAATTATTGGCATGGTTAATAGATATCTAAAATCTTTTTGTTTGAAAGCCACTTTACTGGAGAAATAAAAATTAGTCAATAAATATGAACCTAATATAAATGAAAATAACCAAAAAAAGAAAGGGGAAAAAGGAGAAAGAATTGCTGAGCCTATCAAACTTGTTACAAATGCTAAAGGTACCAAATGTCTCCACGAAACAGGCATTGTGTTTGTATATTTAAAAGGAAGAATAGCCCAAAGTCCGTTTCTAAAATTATGTTTACAAAAAGACTTAAAATCAGAACGTGCATAGTAATAGGTTACTATGTCGGGTACTAATAATATTTTGCCTCCTGTTTTTCTTAATCGCTGATTAAATTCTATATCTTGGGAATATATTAATTTTTCGTTAAATAAACCTATTTTATCAAAAACTTCCTTTTTATAACAACCACCAAAAACAGTATCAACCCATTTGGGACTTGCAGAATCTCTTCTGAAATAAGCGTTACCTACGCCAAATGGATGGGACAAAACGACGGCAATACATTTTGCAAAAAGAGTATCTTTGGTGGGAACTGTTTTTAATACCCCTCCGACATTATCAGCATTATATTTCTGCAAATATTCCACACATTTTGAAACATAATCTTTTTTATAAATAGCATGAGCTCCCATTATTATTATGATCTCTCCTACTGCAGATTTTATGCCTATGTTAAAAGCAAAG
The nucleotide sequence above comes from Candidatus Desulfofervidus auxilii. Encoded proteins:
- a CDS encoding glycosyltransferase family 2 protein, translating into MDTKICPLVSIIIPCRNEEKFISKCLDSILQQDYPKEKLEILVIDGNSEDKTKEIVRQYLKKYSFIKLLDNPKRFTNFAFNIGIKSAVGEIIIIMGAHAIYKKDYVSKCVEYLQKYNADNVGGVLKTVPTKDTLFAKCIAVVLSHPFGVGNAYFRRDSASPKWVDTVFGGCYKKEVFDKIGLFNEKLIYSQDIEFNQRLRKTGGKILLVPDIVTYYYARSDFKSFCKHNFRNGLWAILPFKYTNTMPVSWRHLVPLAFVTSLIGSAILSPFSPFFFWLFSFILGSYLLTNFYFSSKVAFKQKDFRYLLTMPIIFTSLHVVYGLGSLWGFLKVSISKQFWKNLRKIII
- a CDS encoding class I SAM-dependent methyltransferase, which gives rise to MNKIDYFKITETPGLKATQEQITRLYHRYHFARQFAKEKDVLEVACGSGIGLGYLAQVANKVVGGDIDEKNVALAQRIHKYKQNVSVKLLDAHDLPFESESFDVILLYEAIYYLKSPAKFISEAKRVLKNGGHLIICTVNKDWKDFHPSPYTYKYFSVPELYCLLQEGGFVVKNIYGAFPIEKGFKSQIISIIKRMAVKFDLIPGSLAARAYLKRIFMGELKPLPEEVYEGMAPYEEPIILNPKEINREFKIIYVVGKK